Proteins encoded within one genomic window of Streptomyces sp. NBC_00523:
- the serC gene encoding phosphoserine transaminase — protein MADIQIPADIKPADGRFGAGPSKVRTEALDALAATGTSLLGTSHRQAPVKNLVGAVREGVRDLFSLPEGYEVILGNGGSTAFWDIATHGLIESKSQHLNFGEFSSKFAKAAKLAPWLADPTVIASDPGTHPDPRAEAGVDVYAFTHNETSTGVAAPIKRVAGADEGSLVLVDATSGAGGLPVDIAETDVYYFAPQKSFASDGGLWIGVFSPAALERAARVHASGRHIPEFFSLPTAIDNSLKNQTYNTPALATLFLLNEQLTWMNTQGGLDFTTGRTAASSGHLYGWAEESKYATPFVTDPAKRSQVIGTIDFADEIDATAVAKALRANGIVDTEPYRKLGRNQLRVAMFPAIDPSDVQALTACIDYVIEKL, from the coding sequence GTGGCCGACATCCAGATTCCCGCTGACATCAAGCCCGCAGACGGGCGCTTCGGCGCCGGTCCCTCCAAGGTGCGGACCGAGGCGCTCGACGCGCTGGCCGCCACCGGCACGTCTCTGCTCGGTACGTCCCACCGCCAGGCACCGGTGAAGAACCTGGTCGGCGCGGTGCGCGAGGGCGTACGCGACCTCTTCTCCCTCCCCGAGGGTTACGAGGTGATCCTGGGCAACGGCGGCTCCACCGCCTTCTGGGACATCGCGACGCACGGTCTGATCGAGTCCAAGTCCCAGCACCTCAACTTCGGTGAGTTCTCCTCGAAGTTCGCGAAGGCCGCCAAGCTGGCCCCGTGGCTGGCGGACCCGACCGTCATCGCCTCCGACCCGGGCACGCACCCGGACCCGCGGGCCGAGGCGGGCGTCGACGTCTACGCCTTCACGCACAACGAGACCTCCACCGGTGTCGCCGCGCCCATCAAGCGCGTCGCGGGCGCCGACGAGGGCTCCCTCGTCCTGGTGGACGCCACCTCCGGCGCGGGCGGCCTCCCGGTCGACATCGCCGAGACGGACGTCTACTACTTCGCCCCGCAGAAGTCCTTCGCCTCCGACGGCGGCCTCTGGATCGGCGTCTTCTCCCCGGCCGCCCTGGAGCGCGCGGCCCGCGTCCACGCCTCGGGCCGGCACATCCCGGAGTTCTTCTCGCTGCCCACGGCGATCGACAACTCGCTGAAGAACCAGACGTACAACACCCCGGCGCTCGCCACGCTCTTCCTGCTGAACGAGCAGCTGACGTGGATGAACACCCAGGGCGGCCTGGACTTCACGACCGGCCGCACCGCCGCCTCCTCCGGCCACCTCTACGGCTGGGCCGAGGAGTCAAAGTACGCGACCCCGTTCGTCACCGACCCGGCCAAGCGCTCCCAGGTCATCGGCACGATCGACTTCGCGGACGAGATCGACGCCACCGCCGTCGCCAAGGCCCTCCGCGCCAACGGCATCGTCGACACCGAGCCCTACCGCAAGCTCGGCCGCAACCAGCTCCGCGTGGCCATGTTCCCCGCGATCGACCCGTCGGACGTCCAGGCCCTGACGGCCTGCATCGACTACGTGATCGAGAAGCTGTAG
- a CDS encoding WD40 repeat domain-containing protein has product MRSYRMTSSLGTAVVLLALAAAPALADDGPDRSFTIEDPRITESSGLAASRLHPGIYWTHNDSDDGPYVFAVDSRTGKTVATITMKGVGAPRDVEAISIGPDGDIYVGDIGDNLNGSWDHVWIYRFPEPKTLKDATVRATQYDVKYADGPRNAEALMVHPKTGRVYIASKNEDGGGLYEGPAKLTTGGDNVFRRVGEVPWVTDGAFSPDGKELVLRSYFSARGYAFANGRLGKDYAVDAPLLPQSESVTYTADGSALMYGSEGERSSVVRVDLKKTGDGGGGGSTHRAGGTKDTADGGDGVPVKGTTVTGGVVVGAILLLLLLGRRRRKG; this is encoded by the coding sequence ATGCGTTCGTACCGAATGACGTCCTCCCTGGGCACCGCCGTCGTGCTTCTCGCCCTCGCCGCGGCCCCCGCGCTCGCCGACGACGGGCCCGACCGGAGCTTCACCATCGAGGACCCCCGGATCACCGAGTCCAGCGGGCTCGCCGCGAGCCGGCTCCACCCGGGGATCTACTGGACGCACAACGACAGCGACGACGGTCCGTACGTCTTCGCGGTCGATTCCCGTACGGGCAAGACCGTCGCGACGATCACCATGAAGGGCGTCGGCGCCCCCCGCGACGTCGAGGCCATCTCGATCGGGCCGGACGGGGACATCTACGTCGGCGACATCGGCGACAACCTCAACGGCAGCTGGGACCACGTCTGGATCTACCGCTTCCCCGAGCCGAAGACGCTCAAGGACGCGACCGTCCGGGCCACCCAGTACGACGTGAAGTACGCCGACGGGCCGCGCAACGCGGAGGCGCTGATGGTCCACCCGAAGACCGGGCGCGTCTACATCGCCTCGAAGAACGAGGACGGCGGCGGCCTCTACGAGGGGCCCGCGAAGCTCACCACCGGCGGCGACAACGTCTTCCGGCGGGTCGGGGAAGTGCCCTGGGTGACGGACGGCGCGTTCTCCCCGGACGGCAAGGAGCTCGTCCTGCGCTCCTACTTCAGCGCCCGGGGCTACGCCTTCGCGAACGGGCGGCTCGGCAAGGACTACGCCGTCGACGCGCCGCTCCTGCCGCAGTCCGAGTCCGTGACGTACACGGCGGACGGCTCCGCCCTGATGTACGGCTCCGAGGGCGAGCGGAGCAGTGTCGTGCGGGTGGACCTGAAGAAGACCGGGGACGGGGGCGGCGGCGGGTCCACGCACCGGGCCGGGGGGACGAAGGACACGGCCGATGGCGGGGACGGGGTGCCGGTTAAGGGCACCACGGTGACCGGCGGCGTCGTGGTCGGCGCGATCCTCCTGCTGCTCCTGCTGGGGCGGCGGCGCCGCAAGGGCTGA
- a CDS encoding type II toxin-antitoxin system Phd/YefM family antitoxin, which yields MSITASEARKALFPLIKKVNDDHEAIEIVSKHGNAVLVSADDYAALREGSYLLRSPANARRLLKAYENALAHVDVSERELIDPAEGAE from the coding sequence ATGTCCATAACCGCGAGTGAAGCCCGCAAGGCTCTCTTTCCGCTGATCAAGAAGGTCAACGACGATCACGAGGCCATCGAGATCGTCTCCAAGCACGGCAATGCCGTGCTCGTCTCCGCCGATGACTACGCGGCTCTGCGTGAGGGCTCGTACCTGCTGCGTTCTCCGGCGAATGCGCGACGGCTGCTCAAGGCCTACGAGAACGCACTGGCTCACGTCGACGTGTCGGAGCGTGAGCTGATCGATCCGGCTGAGGGTGCCGAGTGA
- a CDS encoding helix-turn-helix domain-containing protein — MGDEDLAAVLTGVGPRLRALRTERGTTLTQLSETTGISLSTLSRLESGGRKPTLELLLPLAKAYGVQLDELVGAPDTGDPRVTFRPFKRHGMTFVPLTRHLGGVNAYKQVMPGATGPSGPVEQRVHEGYEWLYVLSGRLRLVLGDHDLVLTAGEAAEFDTHTPHWWGAAGPDPVEFLSLFGPQGERMHVRAKPSG; from the coding sequence ATGGGTGACGAGGACCTGGCCGCCGTCCTGACGGGCGTCGGCCCCCGCCTCCGCGCGCTGCGCACCGAGCGCGGGACGACGCTGACGCAGCTGAGCGAGACGACAGGCATCTCGCTCAGCACGCTCTCCCGCCTGGAGTCGGGCGGCCGCAAACCCACGCTCGAACTGCTGCTGCCCCTGGCGAAGGCGTACGGCGTCCAGCTGGACGAACTGGTCGGCGCGCCGGACACGGGCGATCCCCGCGTCACCTTCCGCCCCTTCAAGCGCCACGGGATGACCTTCGTCCCGCTCACCCGGCATCTCGGCGGCGTCAACGCGTACAAGCAGGTCATGCCGGGGGCGACGGGCCCGTCCGGCCCGGTCGAGCAACGGGTGCACGAGGGCTACGAGTGGCTGTACGTCCTGTCGGGGCGGCTGCGGCTGGTCCTGGGGGACCACGACCTGGTCCTGACGGCGGGCGAGGCGGCCGAGTTCGACACCCATACGCCGCACTGGTGGGGGGCGGCGGGACCGGACCCGGTGGAGTTCCTGAGCCTGTTCGGACCGCAGGGCGAGCGGATGCACGTACGGGCGAAGCCTTCGGGGTGA
- a CDS encoding Txe/YoeB family addiction module toxin — protein MRLVFEDQGWEDYTSWLKNDRKMLARINKLIEDVKRDPFTGIGKPEPLKYHLPGAWSRRIDDEHRLVYLVTAEEIVILAARYHY, from the coding sequence GTGAGGCTTGTCTTCGAGGACCAGGGCTGGGAGGACTACACGTCCTGGCTCAAGAACGACCGCAAGATGCTCGCGCGGATCAACAAGCTCATCGAGGACGTCAAGCGCGACCCGTTCACGGGCATCGGCAAGCCGGAGCCGTTGAAGTACCACTTGCCCGGAGCGTGGTCGCGCCGCATCGATGACGAGCACCGGCTCGTCTACCTGGTCACGGCCGAGGAAATCGTCATCCTCGCGGCCCGCTACCACTACTGA
- a CDS encoding PPOX class F420-dependent oxidoreductase, translating into MDTVPQLKPFVKQYAVLLSTRRQDGTHADTPVNIAVEGDHAYIRTFSSAWKVERMRNHPVVRIGPCTVRGRPTGPQIEAHARLLPAGSKENTHASRMLSRKYPAMHGVLVPLTHRLKRDRTLHYEIRPMEP; encoded by the coding sequence ATGGATACGGTCCCGCAGCTCAAGCCCTTCGTGAAGCAGTACGCGGTCCTGCTGAGCACGCGGCGGCAGGACGGGACGCACGCCGACACCCCGGTGAACATCGCGGTCGAGGGCGACCACGCCTACATCCGGACGTTCTCCTCGGCGTGGAAGGTGGAGCGCATGCGCAACCACCCGGTGGTGCGGATCGGCCCGTGCACCGTGCGCGGCCGCCCCACGGGCCCGCAGATCGAGGCCCACGCGCGCCTTCTCCCGGCGGGCTCGAAGGAGAACACGCACGCGTCGCGGATGCTGTCCCGCAAGTACCCGGCGATGCACGGGGTCCTCGTCCCGCTGACCCACAGGCTGAAGCGGGACCGGACGCTGCACTACGAGATCCGGCCGATGGAGCCCTGA
- a CDS encoding GNAT family N-acetyltransferase — MSPRTPEPFATPRLDALPLRVEYADEMAAVLADPALHAFTGGEPETAEALRARYTRQTAGSPDPAELWWNWVLRAGDTLVGYVQATVRGDRAEIAWVVGVPWQGRGYAGEAARGLVAHLREVGVTTVVAHIHPEHAASAAVAAGAGLARTGEWEDGEERWGLGGA; from the coding sequence ATGAGCCCCCGCACCCCCGAGCCCTTCGCCACGCCCCGCCTGGACGCCCTGCCCCTGCGGGTGGAGTACGCGGACGAGATGGCCGCCGTCCTGGCCGACCCGGCCCTGCACGCCTTCACGGGCGGCGAGCCGGAGACCGCCGAGGCCCTGCGCGCCCGCTACACCCGCCAGACGGCCGGCTCCCCGGACCCGGCCGAGCTGTGGTGGAACTGGGTGCTGCGCGCCGGGGACACCCTCGTGGGCTACGTACAGGCGACGGTACGCGGCGACCGCGCCGAGATCGCCTGGGTGGTGGGCGTCCCGTGGCAGGGCCGGGGATACGCCGGGGAAGCGGCCCGGGGCCTGGTCGCGCATCTGCGGGAGGTGGGCGTCACGACTGTCGTCGCCCACATCCACCCCGAACACGCGGCCTCGGCGGCGGTGGCCGCCGGGGCCGGTCTGGCCCGGACCGGCGAGTGGGAGGACGGGGAGGAGCGGTGGGGGCTGGGCGGGGCGTGA
- a CDS encoding GDSL-type esterase/lipase family protein: MSIVTYRRVAKIRHDGAMRFMCVGDSMTIGRAGDVTWRYRMWQHLEAAPDGPHELVGPRTALYDADTGTASSSAYAADDFPPAARRHLSGWGEGWLHMAPLIADAVTAHRPDVLLVSLGLIDLGFYTDSAQTAENAAAFLTAAREANPRIRVVLLPVIPNVRAETDAPFAAECAHFNEALAKTVADASTPQSPLLLASHPPAYDIHTSTYDGTHPNPTGEHHLAAAFADAMHEAWGVGGRYAATAAFAVSSGSGPRG; encoded by the coding sequence GTGTCCATCGTCACCTACCGGCGCGTAGCCAAGATCCGCCATGATGGCGCCATGCGTTTCATGTGTGTCGGCGATTCCATGACCATCGGGCGCGCCGGCGACGTCACGTGGCGCTACCGCATGTGGCAGCACCTGGAGGCCGCACCGGACGGCCCGCACGAGCTGGTGGGCCCGCGCACGGCCCTGTACGACGCCGATACGGGCACGGCCTCGTCCTCCGCGTACGCCGCCGACGACTTCCCGCCCGCCGCGCGCCGCCACCTCTCGGGCTGGGGCGAGGGCTGGCTCCACATGGCCCCGCTGATCGCGGACGCGGTGACCGCGCACCGGCCGGACGTGCTGCTGGTCTCCCTCGGCCTGATAGACCTCGGCTTCTACACGGACAGCGCGCAGACGGCGGAGAACGCCGCCGCGTTCCTGACGGCGGCCCGCGAGGCGAACCCGCGCATCCGCGTGGTGCTGCTCCCCGTGATCCCGAACGTCCGGGCGGAGACGGACGCCCCGTTCGCGGCGGAGTGCGCGCACTTCAACGAAGCGCTGGCGAAGACGGTGGCGGACGCGTCCACCCCGCAATCCCCCCTCCTCCTGGCCTCCCACCCCCCGGCGTACGACATCCACACCTCCACGTACGACGGCACCCACCCGAACCCCACGGGCGAACACCACCTGGCAGCGGCCTTCGCGGACGCGATGCACGAGGCGTGGGGCGTGGGCGGCCGATACGCGGCGACGGCCGCCTTCGCAGTCAGTAGTGGTAGCGGGCCGCGAGGATGA